The following proteins are encoded in a genomic region of Kosakonia oryzae:
- a CDS encoding DUF943 family protein — protein MNKRRMAKVIAAAACGYLFWQYLIPVEIVAVHRNIILVRHFPYLKSRQIAWWEANKDMIKARYGIPHKSEDGYYSVHIMDFGDGYRIDRGTDEDSDLLCFNDMPVAARCIEKNRLRWIGWSPNTGQFYW, from the coding sequence ATGAATAAGCGACGGATGGCGAAGGTTATTGCGGCTGCGGCCTGCGGTTATCTGTTCTGGCAGTATCTGATACCCGTTGAGATAGTGGCGGTGCACAGGAATATTATTCTCGTCAGACATTTCCCGTACCTGAAAAGCAGGCAGATAGCCTGGTGGGAAGCCAACAAGGACATGATAAAGGCCAGATATGGAATTCCTCACAAGTCTGAAGACGGTTATTACAGCGTACATATTATGGATTTTGGCGACGGGTATCGTATCGACAGAGGGACAGATGAAGATTCGGATCTGCTTTGCTTCAATGATATGCCCGTTGCTGCGCGTTGCATTGAAAAAAACAGGCTCCGCTGGATTGGCTGGAGCCCAAATACCGGGCAGTTTTATTGGTAG
- a CDS encoding DUF4862 family protein encodes MNNNAGYIIGAYPCAPSFHQQGEEQERDFWRQLADTPHIAGLEQPCLENLHPLGDEWLLKHTPGEWQIVVTAVMETMRRRASNGGFGLASSDEEQRRACVDYYRHLHNKIRAVNARFPGKIIALEMQAAPLAGNASVEQATDAFARSIAEIAHWDWDCELVLEHCDAMNQPAPRKGFLPLENVLETLAGVEIGVCINWARSAIEGRNTTLPLSHTQRAQQAGKLRGLMFSGTTQQGAYGEWQDLHAPFAPFCAESLLTVERARALFNATANDNLLFSGIKLLEIDAEASIDHRVAILRDGINALNKARQ; translated from the coding sequence ATGAATAATAATGCCGGTTATATTATCGGTGCGTATCCCTGCGCGCCGTCGTTTCACCAGCAGGGGGAAGAGCAGGAACGGGATTTCTGGCGGCAACTGGCGGATACGCCGCATATTGCCGGGCTGGAACAACCTTGTCTGGAAAATCTGCATCCGCTTGGCGATGAGTGGCTGCTGAAACACACGCCGGGCGAGTGGCAGATAGTGGTGACGGCGGTGATGGAAACCATGCGTCGCCGCGCGTCGAACGGCGGTTTTGGCCTCGCCTCCAGCGATGAAGAGCAGCGCCGCGCCTGCGTTGATTATTACCGCCATCTGCATAACAAAATCCGCGCGGTCAATGCCCGTTTCCCCGGCAAAATCATCGCGCTGGAGATGCAGGCCGCGCCGCTGGCGGGTAATGCCAGCGTGGAACAGGCCACCGACGCGTTTGCCCGTTCAATCGCGGAAATTGCCCACTGGGACTGGGATTGCGAACTGGTGCTCGAACATTGCGATGCCATGAACCAGCCCGCGCCGCGCAAAGGCTTTTTGCCGCTGGAAAATGTACTGGAAACGCTGGCGGGCGTGGAGATTGGCGTGTGCATTAACTGGGCGCGCTCCGCCATTGAAGGGCGCAATACGACACTACCGCTCAGCCATACGCAACGGGCGCAACAGGCCGGAAAATTGCGCGGCTTGATGTTCTCCGGCACCACGCAGCAGGGCGCTTACGGTGAATGGCAGGATTTGCACGCGCCATTTGCTCCGTTTTGCGCCGAGAGTTTATTAACGGTCGAACGTGCCCGTGCGTTATTTAACGCCACGGCAAACGATAATTTATTATTCAGCGGCATTAAATTACTGGAAATTGATGCCGAAGCCAGTATTGATCATCGTGTCGCGATATTACGCGACGGCATTAACGCATTAAATAAAGCCAGACAATAA
- a CDS encoding DUF943 family protein, with translation MNKQRMAKVIAAAACGYLLWQYLTPVEIVAVHDGDTILVRHFPYLKSRQIAWWEANKAMIKAKYGIPHKSKDGYYSVHIMDFGDGYRIDRGTDEDSDLLCFNDMPVAARCIEKKPLRWIGWSQNSGQFYR, from the coding sequence ATGAATAAGCAACGGATGGCGAAGGTTATTGCGGCTGCGGCCTGCGGTTATCTGCTCTGGCAGTATCTGACACCCGTTGAGATTGTGGCCGTTCACGACGGAGATACGATACTTGTCAGGCATTTCCCGTACCTGAAAAGCCGGCAGATAGCCTGGTGGGAAGCTAATAAGGCGATGATAAAGGCGAAGTACGGGATCCCTCACAAGTCTAAAGACGGTTATTACAGCGTACATATTATGGATTTTGGTGACGGGTATCGTATCGACAGAGGGACAGATGAAGATTCGGATCTGCTTTGCTTCAATGATATGCCCGTTGCTGCGCGCTGCATTGAAAAAAAACCGCTCCGCTGGATCGGCTGGAGCCAGAATTCAGGGCAGTTTTATCGATAG
- a CDS encoding DUF943 family protein, giving the protein MNKQRMAKVIATAACGYLLWQYLTPVEIVAVHKNDIILVRHFPYLKSRQIAWWEANKDMIKAKYGIPHKSEDGYYTVVIMNFGDGYRADRGTDEDSDLLCFEEMPVDARCIEKNPRLWIMASQNTGQFYR; this is encoded by the coding sequence ATGAATAAGCAACGGATGGCGAAGGTTATTGCGACTGCGGCCTGCGGTTATCTGCTTTGGCAGTATCTGACTCCGGTTGAAATTGTGGCAGTGCATAAGAACGATATTATCCTCGTCAGGCATTTCCCGTACCTGAAAAGCAGGCAGATAGCCTGGTGGGAAGCCAATAAGGACATGATAAAGGCGAAGTACGGTATTCCTCACAAGTCTGAAGACGGTTATTACACAGTGGTCATTATGAATTTTGGTGATGGCTATCGTGCCGATCGCGGCACGGACGAAGATTCAGATCTGCTTTGCTTCGAGGAAATGCCCGTAGATGCCCGATGTATCGAAAAAAATCCCCGTCTATGGATTATGGCTAGCCAAAATACAGGGCAGTTTTATCGATAG
- a CDS encoding MFS transporter: MNTSSYSTPADIPHQRWLRIIPPILIACIISYMDRVNIAFAMPGGMDQELGITASMAGLAGGIFFIGYLFLQVPGGKIAVHGSGKKFIGWSLVAWAVISVLTGLVTNQYQLLALRFLLGVAEGGMLPVVLTMISNWFPDAERGRANAIVIMFVPIAGIVTAPLSGWIITALDWRWLFIIEGLLSIVVLVLWAMTIYDRPQEARWISETEKKYLVETLAAEQRAIAGKEVKNASLSAVLSDRTMWQLIALNFFYQTGIYGYTLWLPTILKELTHSTMGQVGMLAILPYIGAIAGMFIFSSLSDRTGKRKLFVSLPLVGFALCMFLSVALKESIWLAYAALVGCGFFLQSAAGVFWTIPARLFSAEMAGGARGVINALGNLGGFCGPYAVGVLINLYSKDAGVYCLAISLALAALMALLLPAKCDAGNAAVNPLGARKREA; the protein is encoded by the coding sequence ATGAATACATCCTCTTACTCTACACCTGCGGATATTCCGCATCAGCGCTGGTTAAGAATAATTCCCCCGATTCTTATCGCTTGCATTATTTCCTATATGGACCGCGTGAATATCGCGTTTGCCATGCCCGGCGGGATGGATCAGGAACTCGGTATTACCGCGTCGATGGCCGGTCTCGCCGGGGGAATTTTCTTTATCGGTTATCTCTTCTTGCAGGTGCCCGGCGGCAAAATTGCCGTGCACGGTAGCGGCAAGAAATTTATCGGCTGGTCGCTGGTGGCCTGGGCGGTGATCTCGGTACTGACCGGGTTGGTTACCAACCAGTATCAGTTACTGGCACTGCGCTTTTTACTCGGCGTGGCGGAAGGCGGCATGTTGCCGGTGGTGCTGACGATGATCAGCAACTGGTTCCCGGATGCGGAACGTGGCCGCGCCAACGCGATTGTGATCATGTTTGTGCCGATTGCCGGTATCGTCACCGCGCCGCTCTCCGGCTGGATCATTACCGCGCTGGACTGGCGCTGGCTGTTTATCATCGAAGGGCTGCTCTCCATCGTGGTGCTGGTACTGTGGGCGATGACCATCTATGACCGTCCGCAGGAAGCGCGCTGGATCTCGGAGACCGAGAAAAAATATCTGGTTGAGACGCTGGCGGCAGAACAGCGCGCGATTGCCGGGAAAGAGGTGAAGAATGCCTCGCTGAGCGCCGTGCTCTCCGACAGAACCATGTGGCAACTGATTGCGCTCAACTTCTTCTACCAGACCGGCATCTACGGCTACACCCTGTGGCTGCCCACCATTCTGAAAGAACTTACTCACAGCACTATGGGGCAGGTGGGCATGCTGGCGATTTTGCCGTACATCGGCGCGATTGCCGGGATGTTTATCTTCTCCTCCCTCTCTGACCGTACCGGTAAACGCAAGCTGTTTGTCTCGTTGCCGCTGGTGGGTTTTGCGCTGTGCATGTTCTTGTCGGTGGCGCTGAAAGAGAGCATCTGGCTGGCCTATGCGGCGCTGGTTGGCTGCGGCTTCTTCCTGCAATCGGCGGCGGGCGTGTTCTGGACCATTCCGGCGCGGCTGTTCAGCGCGGAAATGGCCGGTGGCGCGCGCGGCGTGATTAACGCACTGGGTAACCTCGGCGGTTTCTGCGGCCCGTATGCGGTGGGCGTGCTGATCAACCTCTACAGCAAAGATGCCGGAGTCTATTGCCTGGCGATTTCCCTGGCGCTCGCCGCGTTGATGGCGCTGTTGCTGCCAGCGAAGTGCGATGCGGGAAACGCCGCTGTTAACCCGCTCGGCGCGCGCAAACGCGAAGCCTGA
- a CDS encoding IclR family transcriptional regulator: protein MQEEKEKPSGSQSLFRGLQLLDILSNYPNGCPLAHLSELAQLNKSTVHRLLQGLQSCGYVKPAPAAGSYRLTTKCIAIGQKALSSLNIIHVAAPHLEALNLEIGETINFSTREDDHAILIYKLEPTTGMLRTRAYIGQHQELYCSAMGKIYLAYGRPEYVIEYWTNHREMIKPLTRYTIDKLDVMQRELQEIRAQQWAKDREENELGVSCLAVPVFDIQGRVPYAVSISLSTSRLELLGEARLLAALKNTARAISQELGYEEKTA from the coding sequence ATGCAAGAAGAAAAAGAGAAACCGTCGGGAAGCCAAAGCCTGTTTCGGGGATTACAACTGCTGGATATTCTGAGTAACTACCCAAATGGATGCCCGTTAGCGCATCTTTCTGAGCTGGCACAGTTGAACAAAAGTACGGTGCACCGCCTGTTGCAGGGGCTGCAATCCTGCGGCTATGTCAAACCTGCACCGGCGGCGGGCAGTTACCGTTTAACCACCAAATGCATCGCCATCGGGCAAAAGGCGCTGTCGTCATTAAACATCATTCACGTTGCCGCGCCGCATCTTGAAGCGCTGAACCTGGAGATCGGTGAAACCATCAACTTCTCCACCCGTGAAGATGATCACGCGATCCTGATTTATAAACTTGAGCCGACCACCGGCATGCTGAGAACGCGGGCATATATCGGCCAGCACCAGGAGCTGTACTGCTCGGCGATGGGCAAAATCTACCTGGCTTATGGCCGCCCGGAGTATGTTATCGAGTACTGGACAAACCACCGGGAGATGATCAAGCCGCTCACCCGCTACACCATCGATAAGCTCGATGTGATGCAGCGGGAGTTGCAGGAAATTCGTGCACAGCAGTGGGCAAAAGACAGGGAAGAGAATGAGCTAGGCGTCTCCTGCCTCGCGGTGCCGGTGTTCGACATTCAGGGCCGCGTGCCGTACGCCGTCTCCATTTCGCTCTCCACCTCGCGGCTGGAGCTGTTAGGTGAAGCGCGTCTGCTTGCGGCGCTGAAAAATACCGCCAGAGCGATCTCCCAGGAGCTGGGCTACGAAGAAAAGACAGCCTGA
- a CDS encoding MFS transporter, producing the protein MSTQAREMEQGGTRPSLYKTLFATCIGNALEWFDIAVYGFFASYIAHVFFPTANPTVSLLLAFGSFGVAFLIRPLGAIVLGAYADKHGRKASLLLSINLMMLGGAMITFMPGYATLGVVAPLLILVARLIQGFSAGGEFGSSTAFLVEHFPERKAFIASWQFATQGASTLLASAFGLGLAQWLTAEQLQEWGWRIPFAFGLLIGPVGLWIRRHVHEPAAYAQAEKPAHPVKLLLGAQKRLVLLAIGLMVVSTAINYMLNYVPTWATKSLGLPPSSAYSATLLAGVILTVVTPIGGLLAERVGRVKLLWVALVLMAFTLLPAFWLTSLNVTPLSLALLVGWMALLKSIYFSTIPSLMADIFPVSTRASGMSISYNVAVTVFGGFAPFICTLLIGATGSHFAPGLYLMVTVFLSVMALWQAQKQHR; encoded by the coding sequence ATGAGTACGCAGGCTCGCGAAATGGAGCAGGGCGGTACCCGTCCGAGCCTCTATAAAACCCTTTTCGCCACCTGTATTGGCAACGCGCTGGAGTGGTTTGATATTGCGGTTTACGGCTTTTTTGCCAGCTATATCGCCCATGTCTTTTTCCCGACCGCTAACCCGACAGTGTCACTGCTGCTGGCCTTTGGGAGCTTTGGCGTCGCTTTTCTGATCCGCCCGCTGGGCGCGATTGTGCTGGGGGCGTATGCCGACAAACATGGACGCAAAGCGTCGCTGCTGCTGTCGATCAATTTGATGATGCTCGGCGGCGCGATGATCACGTTTATGCCCGGTTATGCCACGCTGGGCGTTGTCGCACCGCTGTTGATTCTGGTTGCACGGCTGATTCAGGGCTTTTCGGCGGGCGGCGAATTTGGCAGTTCGACGGCGTTTCTGGTGGAACACTTTCCCGAACGCAAAGCCTTTATTGCCAGTTGGCAGTTTGCCACACAGGGCGCGAGCACGTTGCTGGCCTCTGCGTTTGGTCTGGGGCTGGCGCAGTGGCTGACGGCTGAGCAGTTGCAGGAGTGGGGCTGGCGAATTCCGTTTGCCTTTGGCCTGCTGATTGGCCCGGTCGGGCTGTGGATCCGCCGCCATGTTCATGAACCGGCAGCCTACGCTCAGGCAGAAAAACCTGCTCATCCGGTAAAACTGCTGCTCGGCGCGCAGAAGCGGCTGGTGCTGCTGGCGATTGGCCTGATGGTGGTTTCGACGGCGATCAACTACATGCTTAACTACGTGCCGACGTGGGCGACGAAAAGCCTCGGTTTACCGCCATCCTCCGCGTATAGCGCCACGCTGTTGGCCGGGGTGATCCTGACGGTGGTAACGCCGATTGGCGGCCTGCTGGCTGAACGTGTTGGCCGCGTGAAGTTGCTGTGGGTGGCGCTGGTGCTGATGGCCTTCACGCTACTGCCCGCTTTCTGGCTGACCAGCTTGAACGTCACGCCGTTGTCACTGGCCTTGTTGGTAGGCTGGATGGCGCTGCTGAAATCGATTTACTTCTCGACCATTCCCTCGCTGATGGCCGATATTTTTCCGGTATCGACCCGCGCCAGCGGCATGTCGATCAGCTATAACGTGGCGGTGACAGTATTTGGCGGCTTCGCACCGTTTATCTGTACGCTGCTGATTGGCGCCACCGGTAGCCACTTCGCGCCGGGGCTGTATCTGATGGTGACGGTATTCCTCAGCGTCATGGCGCTGTGGCAAGCGCAGAAACAGCACCGGTAG
- a CDS encoding oligosaccharide flippase family protein, with the protein MKSKSLINSFWLVMEKIISMVGLFLVSAFVAKYIGPALVGKIALAVASFQIVMVVAQFGSENIIIRRLSRNIYSGVVLARISLLLRSGIYIVIALPVLWYSHSKDMIEFVFFCAVAVASFFTTIDVVATYNDTTLNSKINAVFNVVGLIAALILRFFIAELKLNPLLLTIPIVVTTLLPFLLRLIHFAKSGNKKALAEKTKKPATYLKYLVITGSSMLIANISVAIYPRINLFFLSGLSDAHQLGIYSVAVTLATSWSFVVLALVTSYFPAVYNEKNEGAAALKATELNIAIAAISLCVIVGFAAVGKMFISMLYGPAFADAWLPALILCVGTMLSTMGAISSRYILKTSGYRYLSCKSLIALILCVPLSFFFITSDGIVGAAISVVVLEFISLTLLNYGYKKGTVLKMHLLMFGALPGMVRRIF; encoded by the coding sequence ATGAAGAGTAAATCGCTGATAAATTCATTCTGGCTGGTTATGGAGAAAATTATTTCCATGGTCGGTCTTTTTTTGGTCAGCGCTTTTGTCGCTAAATATATCGGCCCGGCGCTGGTGGGGAAAATAGCGTTAGCTGTAGCCAGTTTTCAAATTGTTATGGTGGTTGCACAGTTTGGCAGTGAAAATATTATTATCAGACGACTGTCGAGAAATATCTATTCCGGCGTAGTGCTGGCCAGAATATCGCTGTTATTACGCTCGGGGATTTATATCGTTATTGCGCTTCCCGTGCTCTGGTACAGCCACAGTAAGGATATGATTGAATTCGTTTTCTTTTGCGCGGTGGCGGTGGCCAGCTTTTTTACCACCATTGATGTTGTTGCCACCTACAATGACACGACGCTGAATTCAAAAATCAATGCGGTTTTCAACGTGGTCGGGCTGATTGCGGCACTGATTCTGCGCTTTTTTATTGCCGAACTGAAATTAAACCCCTTATTACTCACCATTCCGATTGTCGTGACAACGTTATTACCTTTTCTGCTGCGGTTGATCCATTTTGCCAAAAGTGGAAATAAAAAAGCGCTGGCGGAGAAAACAAAGAAACCAGCAACGTACCTGAAGTATCTGGTTATTACCGGTAGTTCGATGTTGATTGCCAATATTTCTGTGGCGATATATCCACGTATTAATCTGTTTTTTCTCTCCGGGTTAAGTGATGCCCATCAATTAGGCATTTACTCAGTGGCGGTCACGTTAGCTACCTCGTGGAGTTTTGTCGTGCTGGCGCTGGTGACGTCTTATTTTCCGGCTGTTTATAATGAAAAAAACGAGGGCGCGGCGGCGCTGAAAGCCACGGAACTGAATATTGCCATTGCGGCGATTTCGTTGTGTGTAATTGTCGGTTTTGCTGCCGTAGGGAAAATGTTTATTAGTATGTTGTATGGCCCGGCATTTGCCGATGCCTGGTTACCAGCGCTGATATTATGCGTTGGCACGATGCTTTCCACGATGGGCGCCATTTCGTCACGCTATATTTTAAAAACGTCGGGCTATCGCTATCTCTCCTGTAAATCATTAATCGCGCTCATCTTGTGCGTGCCACTGTCATTCTTTTTTATCACCTCAGATGGGATTGTTGGTGCCGCCATCTCGGTAGTAGTGCTGGAATTTATCTCGCTGACGCTGCTGAACTACGGCTACAAAAAAGGCACCGTGCTGAAGATGCACCTGCTGATGTTTGGCGCCTTACCTGGCATGGTGCGAAGGATCTTCTGA
- a CDS encoding YhcH/YjgK/YiaL family protein: MIFGHISQPNPCRLPAAIETALEFLRTTDFRTLQPGVVEIDGRTVFAQILDLTTRPREQQKPEVHRRYLDIQFLAWGEEEIGIAIDRGNNVIQEELLAQRDIIYYQDSENESFIEMIPGSYAIFFPQDVHRPACNKHRATAIRKIVVKVAIAALN; this comes from the coding sequence ATGATCTTCGGCCATATTTCACAGCCCAATCCCTGCCGCTTACCGGCAGCGATTGAAACCGCGCTGGAATTTCTGCGCACCACCGATTTCCGCACCCTGCAACCTGGCGTCGTGGAAATTGACGGGCGCACGGTCTTTGCGCAGATCCTTGACCTGACCACCCGGCCCAGGGAGCAGCAGAAACCGGAAGTTCATCGCCGCTATCTGGATATTCAGTTTCTGGCGTGGGGCGAAGAAGAGATCGGTATTGCCATTGACCGCGGAAATAACGTTATTCAGGAAGAACTGCTGGCCCAGCGCGATATTATTTATTACCAGGACAGTGAAAACGAATCCTTTATTGAAATGATCCCAGGCAGCTACGCGATATTTTTCCCGCAGGATGTTCATCGTCCGGCCTGTAATAAACATCGCGCAACGGCTATTCGTAAAATTGTGGTGAAGGTGGCGATTGCTGCATTGAATTAA
- the yiaK gene encoding 3-dehydro-L-gulonate 2-dehydrogenase: MKVTFEELKHAFKRVLLSRKVREETADACAEMFARTTESGVYSHGVNRFPRFIQQLDAGDIIPEAQAKRIANLGAIEQWDAQRSIGNLTAKKMMDRAIELASDHGIGLVAVRNANHWMRGGSYGWQAAERGYIGICWTNSIAVMPPWGAKECRIGTNPLIVAIPSTPITMVDMSMSMFSYGMLEVNRLAGRKLPVDGGFDDDGNLTKEPGVIEKNRRILPMGYWKGSGLSIVLDMIATLLSDGASVAEVTEDNSDEYGISQVFIAIEVDKLIDGASRDAKLQRIMDYITTAERADENAPVRLPGHEFTRLLEENRRNGITVDDSVWAKIQAL; this comes from the coding sequence ATGAAGGTGACCTTCGAAGAGCTGAAACACGCTTTCAAACGCGTGCTGCTTTCCCGCAAGGTGCGTGAAGAGACTGCCGATGCCTGCGCAGAGATGTTCGCCCGCACCACCGAGTCCGGCGTTTATTCCCACGGCGTTAACCGCTTCCCGCGATTTATTCAGCAACTGGATGCCGGCGACATCATTCCGGAAGCGCAGGCTAAGCGCATCGCCAATCTTGGCGCGATTGAACAGTGGGATGCGCAGCGCTCGATTGGCAATCTGACGGCGAAAAAGATGATGGATCGCGCCATCGAACTGGCGTCGGATCACGGCATTGGCCTGGTGGCGGTGCGTAACGCCAACCACTGGATGCGCGGCGGCAGCTATGGCTGGCAAGCGGCGGAGAGAGGTTACATCGGAATCTGCTGGACCAACTCCATTGCCGTGATGCCGCCGTGGGGCGCAAAAGAGTGCCGTATCGGCACCAACCCGCTGATCGTCGCCATTCCCTCCACGCCGATCACCATGGTGGATATGTCGATGTCGATGTTTTCCTACGGCATGCTGGAAGTGAACCGGCTGGCCGGGCGCAAGCTCCCGGTGGATGGCGGCTTTGATGATGACGGTAACCTGACGAAAGAGCCGGGCGTGATTGAGAAAAACCGCCGCATCCTGCCGATGGGTTACTGGAAAGGTTCTGGCCTGTCGATTGTGCTGGATATGATTGCCACGCTACTTTCTGATGGCGCATCTGTCGCGGAAGTGACGGAGGATAACAGCGACGAATACGGGATTTCGCAGGTCTTTATCGCCATTGAAGTCGATAAGCTTATCGACGGCGCTTCGCGCGATGCCAAGCTGCAACGCATTATGGATTACATCACCACTGCGGAACGCGCTGATGAAAATGCGCCGGTTCGCCTGCCGGGCCACGAGTTTACCCGCCTGCTGGAAGAGAACCGCCGCAATGGCATCACCGTGGATGACAGCGTGTGGGCCAAAATCCAGGCGCTGTAA
- a CDS encoding M20 family metallopeptidase — protein sequence MTTQQIIAQALAWFDSGHFKETLAARVAIPSESQRTDRDDALRRYYDEAFIPAFHEMGFQTEIIANPVNAARPFLLASYQEDPALPTVMCYGHGDVVFGDDARWAEGLSPWTLTERDGNWYGRGAADNKGQHSVNLAALAQVYHARNGRLGFNCVWLCEMGEEISSPGLAEVCKQLKTRLNADLFIASDGPRLSADRPTLFLGSRGCANFRLTIHARAKDYHSGNWGGLLSNPGTQLANAIACLVDGKGEIQVAALKPPALTPELKAILADITPARGKNDPATDANWGEPGLTAAEKLFGWNTLEVLSFLTGNPAQPMNAIPGQATAVCQLRFVVGTDWQQLEHALRAHLDAHGFSMVTLSEVRGTPATRFDPTDPLVHWVLEAMAETSANKPALLPNLGGSLPNDVFDGILGLPTLWVPHSYPACGQHAPDEHLPVAIAREGLAIMTRLFWDLGEQGAELLARHRRHQAGGAR from the coding sequence ATGACAACACAACAAATTATTGCGCAGGCGCTGGCGTGGTTTGATAGCGGCCACTTCAAAGAGACGCTTGCCGCACGCGTGGCGATCCCCAGCGAGAGCCAGCGCACCGATCGCGACGACGCATTACGCCGTTACTACGACGAGGCGTTTATTCCGGCGTTTCACGAAATGGGCTTTCAAACCGAGATCATCGCGAATCCGGTGAACGCCGCGCGGCCTTTTTTGCTCGCCAGCTATCAGGAAGATCCCGCCTTGCCGACAGTGATGTGCTACGGCCACGGCGATGTGGTGTTTGGCGATGATGCACGCTGGGCCGAAGGGCTTTCGCCGTGGACGTTGACCGAGCGCGATGGCAACTGGTACGGACGCGGTGCGGCAGATAACAAAGGCCAGCACTCGGTGAACCTGGCGGCGCTGGCGCAGGTATATCATGCGCGTAACGGGCGTCTGGGTTTTAACTGCGTCTGGCTGTGCGAGATGGGTGAAGAGATCAGCTCGCCGGGGCTGGCGGAGGTGTGTAAGCAGTTAAAAACGCGCCTTAATGCCGATCTGTTTATCGCCTCGGATGGCCCGCGCCTGAGCGCCGATCGCCCGACGCTGTTTCTTGGCTCGCGCGGTTGCGCCAACTTCCGTCTGACCATTCATGCCCGCGCCAAAGATTACCACTCCGGCAACTGGGGCGGCTTGCTGAGCAACCCCGGTACGCAACTGGCGAACGCCATCGCTTGCCTGGTGGACGGCAAAGGCGAAATCCAGGTTGCCGCGCTGAAACCACCCGCGCTGACGCCGGAACTGAAAGCGATCCTCGCGGATATCACGCCTGCGCGCGGTAAAAACGATCCGGCCACCGACGCAAACTGGGGCGAGCCGGGCTTAACCGCTGCCGAAAAACTGTTTGGCTGGAACACGCTGGAAGTATTGTCGTTTCTCACCGGCAATCCGGCGCAGCCGATGAACGCCATACCAGGCCAGGCGACGGCGGTCTGCCAGCTACGTTTTGTTGTCGGCACTGACTGGCAACAACTGGAACATGCGCTGCGCGCGCATCTCGATGCGCACGGCTTTTCGATGGTCACCCTCAGTGAAGTGCGTGGTACGCCAGCAACCCGCTTTGATCCGACCGATCCACTGGTGCATTGGGTGCTGGAGGCGATGGCGGAGACCAGCGCCAACAAACCGGCGCTGCTGCCAAACCTCGGCGGCTCTTTGCCTAACGACGTGTTCGACGGGATTTTAGGTCTGCCGACGCTGTGGGTGCCGCACTCTTATCCGGCCTGTGGTCAGCATGCGCCGGATGAGCATCTGCCGGTGGCGATTGCCCGCGAAGGGCTGGCGATCATGACGCGTTTATTCTGGGATTTGGGCGAACAGGGCGCAGAACTGCTGGCGCGCCACCGTCGGCATCAGGCGGGAGGTGCGCGATGA
- a CDS encoding tetratricopeptide repeat protein, which produces MDNRIEAAIALRKQGEYEQSRQALKALVEEPALRALALLNIAWSYDNEGNEQEAEQWYRAALEAGLTGEDEFEARFGLASTLRCLGQYTQAKILFEEILARWPQATEVRPFYALCLHNLGEHQQAVSVLLNCIARHPDSRTVPYVRVLREYAQRPEG; this is translated from the coding sequence ATGGATAATAGAATAGAGGCAGCGATCGCGCTGCGAAAACAGGGTGAGTACGAACAAAGCCGTCAGGCGTTGAAAGCGCTTGTCGAAGAACCAGCGCTACGCGCGCTGGCGTTGCTGAATATCGCCTGGTCGTATGATAACGAAGGTAATGAGCAGGAAGCAGAGCAGTGGTACCGTGCCGCACTGGAGGCGGGGCTGACAGGCGAAGATGAATTTGAAGCGCGTTTTGGCCTGGCCTCAACGTTGCGCTGCCTGGGGCAGTACACACAGGCAAAAATCCTGTTTGAAGAGATTCTTGCCCGCTGGCCGCAGGCGACGGAGGTAAGGCCGTTTTATGCTTTGTGCCTGCACAATCTCGGCGAACATCAACAAGCGGTCAGCGTGCTGCTCAACTGTATTGCCCGGCACCCGGATTCGCGCACTGTGCCTTACGTCAGGGTGCTGCGCGAATATGCGCAACGCCCTGAAGGTTGA
- a CDS encoding DUF943 family protein: MAKVIAAAACGYLLWQYLTPVEIVAVHKNDIILVRHFPYLKSRQIAWWEANKEMIKAKYNIPRKSKNGSWQVFIMDFGDGYRIDRGTDEDSDLLCFDDMPVAARCIEKNRLRWIGWSPNTGQVYW; encoded by the coding sequence ATGGCGAAGGTTATTGCGGCTGCGGCCTGCGGTTATCTGCTCTGGCAGTATCTGACACCTGTTGAAATTGTGGCAGTGCATAAGAACGATATAATTCTCGTCAGACATTTCCCGTACCTGAAAAGCAGGCAGATAGCCTGGTGGGAAGCCAACAAGGAGATGATAAAAGCGAAGTACAACATTCCTCGCAAATCTAAAAATGGCTCCTGGCAGGTGTTTATTATGGATTTTGGCGACGGATATCGTATCGACAGAGGGACAGATGAAGATTCGGATCTGCTTTGCTTCGATGATATGCCCGTTGCTGCGCGTTGCATTGAAAAAAACAGGCTCCGCTGGATTGGCTGGAGCCCAAATACCGGGCAGGTTTATTGGTAG